Proteins found in one Pararge aegeria chromosome 12, ilParAegt1.1, whole genome shotgun sequence genomic segment:
- the LOC120627887 gene encoding glucose dehydrogenase [FAD, quinone]-like, producing the protein MDVTAMIATAKSTRGLFLALTALGLSTYKWPTHVPVEDKAEYDYVVVGAGTAGSIVANRLSEDPNVNVLLIEAGGDPHWEAEYASLFPYLTKSQMDWNYTSVDDGYSAQYHRNKYLDLPSGKVLGGSSTLHHFYYVRGDPYDYKLWADATGDESWNWWNLLPFFKKSERLVDPEIINSETASFHGMDGAVAITRETRNQPLKYLEAFGDVGHKIMVDMNTNDTLGFAHALFTIDENGIRQSSAECYLATAKHRPNLHIMKNTMVTKVLFDGINAIGVEATSSEKLINIYAKREVILSAGAFNTPKILMLSGVGPQDHLDSLNIPVVKDLPVGKTLQDHAAVIVAHKLEQTSDPVETQPPWNFPVPTFVGSGALDKEQGYSDWVTLNLICRNNPAALLQLSSVVFGLHDDVCNQLAAAGTESEVLFTVMNKARPLSYGNVALQSSDPEDPPVITTGHFSNSVDLENNAAYILDYIKVKESSFFKSVGAETIYFDLPKCNSLDRDSIEYWKCYTLHMMDTTFHYSSSCRMGSVLDSRLRVLGINNLRVGDASAMPNQVTGNINTAVMVIAEKLADMIIKDNSE; encoded by the exons ATGGACGTGACGGCGATGATAGCAACTGCCAAGTCCACCAGGGGCCTCTTCCTGGCGTTGACTGCATTGGGCCTGAGTACTTACAAGTGGCCGACCCACGTCCCTGTAGAAG ATAAAGCTGAATACGACTACGTGGTCGTGGGAGCCGGTACAGCGGGCAGTATTGTTGCTAATCGGCTTAGCGAGGACCCAAATGTCAATGTTCTACTCATAGAGGCCGGAGGTGACCCTCATTGGGAGGCTGAG TATGCCAGTTTGTTCCCTTACCTGACAAAATCGCAAATGGACTGGAACTACACCTCAGTCGACGATGGCTACTCCGCTCAATACCACCGGAATAAATACTTAGACCTGCCTTCAGGAAAAGTTTTGGGGGGAAGCAGCACATTGCATCACTTTTACTATGTGAGAGGCGATCCTTACGATTATAAACTATGGGCAGATGCTACCGGGGATGAATCATGGAATTGGTGGAACCTTCTCCCATTCTTCAAGAAAAGTGAACGCCTTGTAGACCCTGAAATCATTAATTCGGAAACTGCATCTTTCCATGGAATGGACGGTGCAGTTGCCATAACAAGGGAGACTAGAAATCAACCACTTAAATACTTGGAGGCTTTTGGCGATGTGGGACACAAAATCATGGTTGATATGAACACTAATGACACTTTGGGCTTCGCTCATGCCTTGTTCACCATTGACGAAAACGGTATTCGGCAAAGCAGTGCGGAGTGCTATTTAGCAACCGCTAAACACCGACCGAATCTTCACATAATGAAAAATACAATGGTCACAAAAGTTCTCTTTGACGGTATAAATGCTATTGGGGTTGAGGCCACTTCATCTGAAAAACTCATAAATATTTACGCTAAAAGGGAAGTCATATTATCAGCAGGGGCTTTCAATACGCCAAAGATATTGATGTTATCCGGAGTAGGACCACAAGATCATCTTGATAGTTTGAATATACCAGTTGTTAAAGATTTACCGGTAGGTAAAACACTGCAAGATCATGCTGCCGTCATTGTTGCTCATAAATTAGAACAAACTAGTGATCCTGTTGAAACCCAACCACCGTGGAACTTCCCAGTGCCGACATTTGTCGGCTCAGGTGCATTAGACAAAGAACAGGGCTACTCTGATTGGGTGACATTGAACTTAATATGTAGGAATAATCCAGCTGCTCTTTTACAATTATCTTCCGTCGTTTTTGGCTTACACGATGACGTTTGTAATCAGCTCGCTGCTGCTGGGACAGAAAGCGAAGTTCTTTTCACGGTTATGAATAAAGCTCGTCCATTGTCGTATGGTAATGTTGCGTTACAAAGTTCGGATCCTGAGGACCCACCAGTAATTACTACAGGCCATTTTTCAAACAGTGTTGATTTGGAGAACAACGCAGCGTACATATTAGATTACATCAAAGTAAAAGAATCGAGCTTTTTCAAAAGCGTTGGTGCTGAGACGATTTACTTTGATTTGCCAAAATGTAATAGTTTGGACCGTGACTCGATCGAGTACTGGAAGTGCTATACACTCCACATGATGGACACTACCTTCCACTACAGCAGCTCTTGTCGCATGGGATCTGTTCTAGACTCCCGGCTGAGAGTTCTTGGAATCAACAACTTGAGAGTGGGAGACGCTAGCGCAATGCCTAATCAAGTTACTGGCAATATTAATACAGCTGTCATGGTAATAGCAGAAAAACTGGCAGATATGATTATAAAAGATAATAGCGAATAA
- the LOC120627886 gene encoding glucose dehydrogenase [FAD, quinone]-like: protein MDAASVVALVKSTQMIFLGLAALGLTLYKWPSDVSVPDKAEYDYVVVGAGTAGSVVANRLSEDPDVNVLLIEAGGDPHFETQYAGLFTYLTNTEMDWNYTTENDDYTAQYHKNKYLSLPTGKVLGGCSSILHVFYVRGHPCEYEMWAEAAGDESWNWWNLLPYFKKQERLEDGHLIGAKSLRYHGMDGLIGLTKETREPTLKYLEAFGDIGNTIKDDLNTDDTMGYGQPLYYIGKNGIRQSSAESFLATARYRSNLHVMKKTTVRKVLFDKDLNAIGVECSTPDEKIINVYARRETVLSAGTLNTPKILMLSGIGPKDHLESVGVPVLYDSPVGENLKDHTAVFVAHKLEKTNDTTPPPNPSDFPAPTVIGISALDKTQKCPDYMTLNFVMRNNPAALLQLTAVFFGLHDDVSNQLAAAGTGSEVLLTILNLSRPKSSGSVMLRSSNPEDPPKIFSGYYSKESDLNDTAAYIQDFIEVTKSRYFQSVGGETIHFDLPNCEGLKRNTTEYWKCYILNMMDSTYLYSSTCSIGSVVDSRLRVKGVNRLRVGDASVAPTQITGNIITASMVVAEKLADMVKEDYPNQSDQSLQQWIPLFFKHIKNFLRS, encoded by the exons ATGGACGCTGCGAGTGTGGTAGCGCTGGTCAAGTCAACCCAGATGATCTTCCTGGGTTTGGCAGCTTTAGGGCTGACTCTTTACAAGTGGCCAAGTGACGTCTCTGTACCTG ATAAAGCTGAATACGACTACGTAGTCGTGGGAGCCGGTACAGCGGGTAGCGTTGTTGCTAATCGGCTTAGCGAGGACCCGGATGTCAATGTTCTACTCATAGAGGCAGGAGGTGACCCTCATTTTGAGACTCAG TATGCTGGCTTATTCACATACCTGACGAATACAGAAATGGACTGGAATTACACAACGGAAAACGATGATTACACCGCTCAGTAtcacaaaaacaaatatttatctttGCCTACGGGAAAAGTTCTGGGTGGATGCAGCTCCATTCTTCACGTATTCTATGTTAGAGGTCACCCTTGCGAGTATGAAATGTGGGCAGAAGCCGCCGGCGATGAATCGTGGAATTGGTGGAACCTTCTCCCTTACTTCAAGAAACAAGAGCGACTCGAAGACGGCCATTTAATAGGTGCTAAGTCTTTACGTTACCATGGGATGGATGGATTAATCGGTCTCACAAAGGAAACGAGGGAGCCAACACTTAAATATCTGGAGGCTTTTGGGGATATCGGAAATACTATCAAGGACGACCTTAACACTGACGATACTATGGGATACGGTCAACCCTTGTACTACATAGGCAAGAATGGTATTCGGCAAAGCAGTGCAGAAAGTTTCTTAGCAACGGCCAGATACCGATCGAATCTTCACGTAATGAAAAAGACAACCGTAAGAAAAGTTCTTTTTGATAAAGACTTGAACGCAATCGGTGTGGAATGCAGTACGCCTGATGAAAAAATCATCAATGTTTACGCCCGGAGGGAAACCGTACTATCGGCAGGTACTTTGAATACGCCGAAGATTTTGATGTTGTCCGGAATAGGCCCGAAAGATCATCTCGAAAGTGTAGGCGTCCCAGTACTTTATGATTCACCGGTAGGCGAGAATCTTAAAGATCATACAGCTGTGTTCGTGGCTCACAAATTAGAGAAAACCAATGATACCACCCCACCACCAAACCCTTCTGACTTTCCAGCGCCAACAGTTATCGGCATAAGTGCTTTAGACAAAACCCAGAAATGCCCAGATTATATGACGTTAAACTTCGTGATGAGAAATAATCCCGCTGCATTACTACAACTAACTGCCGTCTTTTTTGGTCTACATGATGATGTCAGTAACCAGCTCGCGGCCGCCGGGACGGGCAGCGAAGTTCTGCTCACGATATTAAATCTGTCACGACCCAAATCTTCTGGTAGCGTTATGTTACGAAGTTCAAATCCTGAAGATCCGCCAAAAATCTTCTCGGGGTATTATTCAAAGGAGTCTGATTTGAACGATACCGCTGcgtacatacaagatttcattGAAGTTACAAAGTCGAGATATTTCCAAAGCGTTGGCGGTGAGACGATACATTTTGATTTGCCAAACTGCGAAGGTTTGAAGCGGAACACAACAGAGTACTGGAAATGCTATATCCTTAACATGATGGATAGCACATATCTCTACAGTAGTACTTGTTCCATAGGATCAGTTGTAGATTCCAGACTCCGAGTTAAAGGGGTTAATAGACTAAGAGTGGGAGACGCCAGTGTAGCTCCCACCCAAATCACTGGCAATATTATTACAGCCAGCATGGTCGTGGCGGAGAAACTGGCCGACATGGTCAAAGAAGATTATCCCAATCAATCAGATCAAAGTCTACAGCAGTGGATACCATTGTTCTTTAAACACATAAAGAACTTTTTGCGGTCGTAA